TTAAAAGGCTAGCCATACCATTATCATTATAATCCTTATCTGTAAGTTTAAGAAAAGGTTTATTTGTTAATTCACTTAACCAAACTACAGCTTTCAGTTTTAATTCATCAGTCCAAATACATGATTTTACAAGCCAAGGTGTTTTTACTCTTGTTAATTCTGATGAAGCTTCACTATCTAAAACAAAGGTTGTGTTATTATGCTCTTGTAAATAAGTTGCAGGCACTTGTGAAGTTACGTCGCCTTCTATAGTTTTCTTTAATATTTCAGCTTTACTAATTCCCCAAGCAAGAAGCACGATACGTTTAGCACTTCTTACGGTACCTATTCCCATGGTAATGGCTTTTCTAGGGACGTTATCAATACCTAAAAAAGAAGGAGCCGCATCAATACGTGTAATATGATCTAAAGTTATACTTCTTGTTCCTGAGTTAATATGAGACCCTGGTTCATTAAACCCGATGTGACCTGTTCTGCCAATTCCCAGTAATTGAAAATCCAATCCGCCATACGATTTTATTTTCATTTCATAATCAATACAAGACTGTCTAAGTTCTTCGAAACTTACTGTACCATCTGGAATATTAATATGTTCTGGTGATATATCTACATGATCAAAAAGATGATCGTGCATAAAGTAATGATAACTCTGAATATTATCTTTATCCATAGGATAATATTCATCTAAATTAAAAGTAATAACGTTTTTAAAACTTAAGCCTTCCTCTTTGTGCATTCTTACAAGCTCTTCATACACTTTTATTGGTGAAGATCCTGTTGCTAAACCCAAAACACAAGGTTCATTTAATTCTTCTTTTCTATGAATTAAATTTGCAATTTCTTTTGCTACTAAAATGGAAGCTTCTAAAGAAGAATCGAAAATAACATTATGAATTTTCTCAAAACGAGTATCTTCAAATTTACCTGCTTCTTTATACCCAATTCCTTCTTTTTCCTTATAGCTGATATCTTGTTTAATCATTTATTGGTTTCTTTACATTATTGATATAAAATTACTTACTTAAGTCTTCTCAAAATCAAAAATTTCGACTAATAACCAATGTACTTCGGCAAAGGAATATTTTTTATAAAACCATCCATTTAAACATCTTTTGGTGTTTATCTATTTTTCCATGACACTAATTTCTCCAATGGTAACACTGTTACCATTTCCTATGGCAGACACAGCCACAAAACGCATATATCTAGTTTCTAAAATATTGAATGTTTTTATTTGTTCTGTAGGATTGTTTTTAATATTTGAAAATTCTCCTTCAGCCTGCTTCGTCCAATTTTTATTATCCAAACTTGTGTAAAATTTGTAGTTAGAAATGAGATTTAAATTGCCACCTATTTGTTGTGGAAAATATTTAAACCCATTTATCTTTTGTTTAGCCCCCATATCAACAATTATTTCTTGAGGAAGTTTATTTTTCTCATCTCCCATCATCCAAGTTGTATTTGGATCGCCATCAATAATTTTATCGACTTTTTTTAAATCTCCACTTGTAGCAAAAATTACTTTCCAGTTTTCTTTAGACTTACCAAAACGCGCTGTATTAATAGTGCTGCTAACATTTTCAGTTGTATTATAAGCTATTGCTTTTATTTTTAAAGCATTAGTGTGTTTAAATGGTATATTATATAATGTACTTTGAATTGTTGGTTGAGAACCATCAATAGTATAGTATATTTTATTGTTATTTTCAGCTTTTATAACGACGACTCCTTTTTTATTTCTTTGTATTACAGGAGAATAAACTAAAGTAGGTGCGTTATAAGCTTTAATTGCAGATATAACAAGGCTTGCTTTGGAATTTG
The genomic region above belongs to Mariniflexile litorale and contains:
- the nagB gene encoding glucosamine-6-phosphate deaminase, with translation MIKQDISYKEKEGIGYKEAGKFEDTRFEKIHNVIFDSSLEASILVAKEIANLIHRKEELNEPCVLGLATGSSPIKVYEELVRMHKEEGLSFKNVITFNLDEYYPMDKDNIQSYHYFMHDHLFDHVDISPEHINIPDGTVSFEELRQSCIDYEMKIKSYGGLDFQLLGIGRTGHIGFNEPGSHINSGTRSITLDHITRIDAAPSFLGIDNVPRKAITMGIGTVRSAKRIVLLAWGISKAEILKKTIEGDVTSQVPATYLQEHNNTTFVLDSEASSELTRVKTPWLVKSCIWTDELKLKAVVWLSELTNKPFLKLTDKDYNDNGMASLLTEEGTAYDLNIKMFNKLQHTITGWPGGKPNADDTYRPERSTPAKKRVIIFSPHPDDDVISMGGTFDRLVEQGHEVHVAYQTSGNIAVSNEEALKFAEISMAFNSKSTESQQIIDFLKNKSENDIDSIEVRKLKSLIRRSESLAATRYIGLTDENVHFLDLPFYETGTVKKSNLSEADIKIMCHLIEEIKPHQIYAAGDLADPHGTHKVCLDSLFEALKILKPKPFMDDCWVWLYRGAWHEWESSQIEMAVPMSPDQVLKKRHAIFYHQSQKDGVMFQGDDSREFWVRVEDRNRETAKKYNDLGLADYAAIEAFKRYYF